The Ciona intestinalis chromosome 11, KH, whole genome shotgun sequence genome has a segment encoding these proteins:
- the LOC100177034 gene encoding 5'-3' exoribonuclease 2 isoform X3: MRLPEVDPKSERFDSNCITPGTEFMFRLAACLRFYIIDRLNNDPGWRNIEVILSDANVPGEGEHKIMDFIRKQRGQPDHDPNTHHCICGADADLIMLGLATHEPNFTIIREEFKPNQPRPCGICAQYGHEMADCCGLPRDQSDELNVVQSQPHAGTNYIFIRICVIREYIKLEMEMPGLPFKYDFENIIDDWVMMCFFVGNDFLPHLPSLEIREGAIDKLVRLYKDIVHQTGGYLTCNGKVNLSRVEKIMMGIGKLEDEIFRKRRESDVNYRAREKAKRQRTKRDQGPSYIPGSQFAPTPLGSGFESPNPLTNVKQSILEMRSKDLKNLDAAASLRAMLSKSSTSTQAESSAAKRKKEDNDDDEPDDDVRLWEDGWKERYFRAKFNVSMKDFEFRRTLVRCYVEGLCWVLLYYYQGCASWKWFFPFHYAPFASDFFDISDLPNEFPTNTQPKRPLEQLMCVFPEASGQFLPTTWRKLMGDPESPIIDFYPEDFKIDLNGKKYAWQGVALLPFVDEDRMMSSLTRVYDDLTPQEEKRNSRGNDYLFVGVHHPLHALLKGLYEGGTPPMSYDEAADIDPGLAHGMAGKVWNDEHCKVGQTVVHAPVPIHNCLDSVMNNQVLSMAFKDPAYPEGHIFEAKLLPGAKFPPPSVKPQDLRSNDRGGGYRGNRGGNHWQPVIGFNHHRSRSALDPSSHRHIRHNMPYRGSSSYNNQGYNPRHRHEGPGGYRQNQNYQQNRSNDYNRGPA; the protein is encoded by the exons ATGAGATTGCCGGAGGTCGATCCAAAATCTGAAAGATTTGACAGCAACTGTATCACACCA GGAACCGAGTTCATGTTTCGGTTGGCTGCTTGCCTTCGGTTTTACATCATTGATCGATTAAATAATGATCCGGGCTGGAGAAACATTGAG GTGATTTTATCTGATGCCAATGTACCTGGAGAGGGAGAACACAAGATCATGGATTTCATACGAAAACAAAGAGGACAACCTGACCATGACCCCAATACTCATCACTGTATATGTGGAGCAGATGCTGACTTGATCATGCTAG GTCTTGCTACTCATGAACCAAACTTTACAATTATCCGTGAAGAGTTTAAACCCAACCAGCCCAGACCTTGTGGAATATGTGCGCAGTACGGACACGAGATGGCTGACTGCTGTGGCCTCCCTAGGGACCAAAGTGACGAACTAAACGTAGTGCAATCTCAACCACACGCAGGGACAAACTATATTTTCATAAGAATATGTGTAATTAGAGAG TACATCAAACTTGAAATGGAGATGCCGGGTCTTCCGTTCAAATACGACTTTGAAAACATCATTGATGATTGGGTGATGATGTGTTTCTTCGTCGGGAATGACTTCCTTCCTCATCTCCCATCCCTGGAGATCAGGGAGGGAGCAATTGATAAACTTGTGCGACTTTATAAAGATATTGTTCACCAAACTGGG GGCTACCTGACTTGCAACGGAAAAGTTAATTTATCTCGAGTTGAGAAGATAATGATGGGAATCGGGAAGTTGGAGGATGAGATCTTCAGGAAGAGAAGAGAGAGTGATGTCAACTACAGAGCAAGAGAG AAAGCAAAGCGACAAAGGACTAAGCGAGATCAAGGTCCTTCCTACATCCCAGGATCACAGTTTGCTCCAACTCCGCTTGGTTCAGGGTTTGAATCCCCCAACCCACTCACTAATGTAAAGCAATCCATTCTTGAAATGAGGTCTAAAGATTTAAAGAACTTG GATGCTGCTGCTTCACTGAGAGCCATGTTGTCAAAATCTTCAACTTCAACTCAAGCTGAGTCTTCTGCAGCAAAgagaaaaaag GAGGACAATGATGATGATGAACCAGATGATGACGTGAGGTTATGGGAGGATGGGTGGAAGGAAAGATACTTCAGAGCAAAGTTTAATGTTTCAATGAAG GATTTTGAATTCCGTCGAACTCTAGTTCGTTGTTATGTGGAAGGTTTATGTTGGGTGTTGCTGTATTATTATcaag GTTGCGCCTCATGGAAATGGTTCTTCCCTTTCCATTATGCTCCATTCGCCTCcgatttttttgatatttccGACCTTCCTAATGAGTTTCCCACAAACACCCAACCCAAGAGGCCACTAGAGCAGCTTATGTGCGTCTTCCCGGAGGCCAGTGGTCAGTTCCTACCAACCACCTGGAGAAAACTAATGGGGGATCCT GAATCTCCAATTATTGATTTTTATCCGGAAGATTTTAAGATTGATTTGAACGGGAAGAAATATGCATGGCAGGGGGTTGCCCTGCTTCCGTTTGTTGACGAGGATCGGATGATGAGCTCGCTAACGAGGGTTTATGATGATCTTACCCCCCAGGAAG AGAAAAGAAACAGTCGCGGCAATGATTATCTTTTCGTTGGTGTCCACCATCCTTTACATGCTTTGTTGAAAGGTCTATATGAAGGAGGAACACCCCCAATGTCGTATGATGAAGCAGCAGATATAGATCCTGGGTTGGCTCATGGTATGGCTGGAAAGGTGTGGAATGACGAACACTGTAAAGTGGGACAAAC AGTGGTCCATGCACCAGTGCCCATCCACAACTGTTTGGATAGCGTTATGAACAACCAAGTACTCAGCATGGCATTCAAGGACCCTGCATATCCTGAAGGCCACATATTTGAAGCCAAGTTACTTCCAGGAGCCAA GTTTCCACCTCCCTCAGTGAAACCTCAGGATCTCCGTAGCAACGATCGTGGCGGAGGTTACCGTGGCAACAGGGGTGGTAACCATTGGCAACCAGTGATCGGGTTCAACCACCATCGATCGAGGAGCGCACTCGACCCAAGCTCTCACAG ACACATTCGACACAACATGCCATACCGTGGTTCCTCTTCATATAACAACCAAG GCTACAATCCAAGGCACAGACATGAAGGCCCGGGAGGCTACAGACAAAACCAGAACTACCAACAGAACAGATCAAATGATTACAATAGGGGACCAGCGTAG
- the LOC100177034 gene encoding 5'-3' exoribonuclease 2 isoform X1, whose translation MGVPAFFRWLSRKYSSIVIHCNEEKAKEIDGVTIPVDTSLPNPNDIEFDNLYLDMNGIIHPCSHPEDRPAPKNEQEIMIAIFDSIDRLFSIVRPRRVLYMAIDGVAPRAKMNQQRSRRFRASKEGVEQTELKASIRAELLRNGMRLPEVDPKAERFDSNCITPGTEFMFRLAACLRFYIIDRLNNDPGWRNIEVILSDANVPGEGEHKIMDFIRKQRGQPDHDPNTHHCICGADADLIMLGLATHEPNFTIIREEFKPNQPRPCGICAQYGHEMADCCGLPRDQSDELNVVQSQPHAGTNYIFIRICVIREYIKLEMEMPGLPFKYDFENIIDDWVMMCFFVGNDFLPHLPSLEIREGAIDKLVRLYKDIVHQTGGYLTCNGKVNLSRVEKIMMGIGKLEDEIFRKRRESDVNYRAREKAKRQRTKRDQGPSYIPGSQFAPTPLGSGFESPNPLTNVKQSILEMRSKDLKNLDAAASLRAMLSKSSTSTQAESSAAKRKKEDNDDDEPDDDVRLWEDGWKERYFRAKFNVSMKDFEFRRTLVRCYVEGLCWVLLYYYQGCASWKWFFPFHYAPFASDFFDISDLPNEFPTNTQPKRPLEQLMCVFPEASGQFLPTTWRKLMGDPESPIIDFYPEDFKIDLNGKKYAWQGVALLPFVDEDRMMSSLTRVYDDLTPQEEKRNSRGNDYLFVGVHHPLHALLKGLYEGGTPPMSYDEAADIDPGLAHGMAGKVWNDEHCKVGQTVVHAPVPIHNCLDSVMNNQVLSMAFKDPAYPEGHIFEAKLLPGAKFPPPSVKPQDLRSNDRGGGYRGNRGGNHWQPVIGFNHHRSRSALDPSSHRHIRHNMPYRGSSSYNNQGYNPRHRHEGPGGYRQNQNYQQNRSNDYNRGPA comes from the exons ATGGGAGTACCAGCATTTTTTCGATGGCTGAGTAGAAAATATTCTTCTATAGTCATCCACTGCAACGAGgaaaag GCCAAGGAAATAGATGGAGTCACAATCCCAGTGGACACAAGTCTACCAAATCCAAATGATATCGAGTTTGATAATCTTTACTTGGACATGAATGGGATTATTCACCCTTGTAGTCACCCAGAGGACAG acCTGCACCAAAGAATGAACAAGAAATCATGATTGCTATCTTTGATTCAATTGATCGTCTCTTTAGCATTGTTCGTCCACGAAGGGTGCTATACATGGCGATTGATGGAGTG GCCCCTCGTGCAAAGATGAATCAACAACGTTCCAGAAGATTCCGTGCTTCAAAGGAAGGAGT AGAACAAACTGAACTGAAAGCTTCAATCCGAGCAGAGTTGTTGAGAAATGGAATGAGATTGCCGGAGGTCGATCCAAAAGCTGAAAGATTTGACAGCAACTGTATCACACCA GGAACCGAGTTCATGTTTCGGTTGGCTGCTTGCCTTCGGTTTTACATCATTGATCGATTAAATAATGATCCGGGCTGGAGAAACATTGAG GTGATTTTATCTGATGCCAATGTACCTGGAGAGGGAGAACACAAGATCATGGATTTCATACGAAAACAAAGAGGACAACCTGACCATGACCCCAATACTCATCACTGTATATGTGGAGCAGATGCTGACTTGATCATGCTAG GTCTTGCTACTCATGAACCAAACTTTACAATTATCCGTGAAGAGTTTAAACCCAACCAGCCCAGACCTTGTGGAATATGTGCGCAGTACGGACACGAGATGGCTGACTGCTGTGGCCTCCCTAGGGACCAAAGTGACGAACTAAACGTAGTGCAATCTCAACCACACGCAGGGACAAACTATATTTTCATAAGAATATGTGTAATTAGAGAG TACATCAAACTTGAAATGGAGATGCCGGGTCTTCCGTTCAAATACGACTTTGAAAACATCATTGATGATTGGGTGATGATGTGTTTCTTCGTCGGGAATGACTTCCTTCCTCATCTCCCATCCCTGGAGATCAGGGAGGGAGCAATTGATAAACTTGTGCGACTTTATAAAGATATTGTTCACCAAACTGGG GGCTACCTGACTTGCAACGGAAAAGTTAATTTATCTCGAGTTGAGAAGATAATGATGGGAATCGGGAAGTTGGAGGATGAGATCTTCAGGAAGAGAAGAGAGAGTGATGTCAACTACAGAGCAAGAGAG AAAGCAAAGCGACAAAGGACTAAGCGAGATCAAGGTCCTTCCTACATCCCAGGATCACAGTTTGCTCCAACTCCGCTTGGTTCAGGGTTTGAATCCCCCAACCCACTCACTAATGTAAAGCAATCCATTCTTGAAATGAGGTCTAAAGATTTAAAGAACTTG GATGCTGCTGCTTCACTGAGAGCCATGTTGTCAAAATCTTCAACTTCAACTCAAGCTGAGTCTTCTGCAGCAAAgagaaaaaag GAGGACAATGATGATGATGAACCAGATGATGACGTGAGGTTATGGGAGGATGGGTGGAAGGAAAGATACTTCAGAGCAAAGTTTAATGTTTCAATGAAG GATTTTGAATTCCGTCGAACTCTAGTTCGTTGTTATGTGGAAGGTTTATGTTGGGTGTTGCTGTATTATTATcaag GTTGCGCCTCATGGAAATGGTTCTTCCCTTTCCATTATGCTCCATTCGCCTCcgatttttttgatatttccGACCTTCCTAATGAGTTTCCCACAAACACCCAACCCAAGAGGCCACTAGAGCAGCTTATGTGCGTCTTCCCGGAGGCCAGTGGTCAGTTCCTACCAACCACCTGGAGAAAACTAATGGGGGATCCT GAATCTCCAATTATTGATTTTTATCCGGAAGATTTTAAGATTGATTTGAACGGGAAGAAATATGCATGGCAGGGGGTTGCCCTGCTTCCGTTTGTTGACGAGGATCGGATGATGAGCTCGCTAACGAGGGTTTATGATGATCTTACCCCCCAGGAAG AGAAAAGAAACAGTCGCGGCAATGATTATCTTTTCGTTGGTGTCCACCATCCTTTACATGCTTTGTTGAAAGGTCTATATGAAGGAGGAACACCCCCAATGTCGTATGATGAAGCAGCAGATATAGATCCTGGGTTGGCTCATGGTATGGCTGGAAAGGTGTGGAATGACGAACACTGTAAAGTGGGACAAAC AGTGGTCCATGCACCAGTGCCCATCCACAACTGTTTGGATAGCGTTATGAACAACCAAGTACTCAGCATGGCATTCAAGGACCCTGCATATCCTGAAGGCCACATATTTGAAGCCAAGTTACTTCCAGGAGCCAA GTTTCCACCTCCCTCAGTGAAACCTCAGGATCTCCGTAGCAACGATCGTGGCGGAGGTTACCGTGGCAACAGGGGTGGTAACCATTGGCAACCAGTGATCGGGTTCAACCACCATCGATCGAGGAGCGCACTCGACCCAAGCTCTCACAG ACACATTCGACACAACATGCCATACCGTGGTTCCTCTTCATATAACAACCAAG GCTACAATCCAAGGCACAGACATGAAGGCCCGGGAGGCTACAGACAAAACCAGAACTACCAACAGAACAGATCAAATGATTACAATAGGGGACCAGCGTAG
- the LOC100182401 gene encoding beclin 1-associated autophagy-related key regulator — MDTRECEDKNGATSSINIIYDRCYVCGDVGKALACQQCMNSENKGFLILTNPSKVTPGQSNLGKYMYLSRDIQEKIETIRTVLHDHEELITRSSQKVQQLSEQTSLKVKISHCSQNIERLKKLLLARKIEMKCQQNVLAENKKSLMTTRRRISKISQKKLKMKEYIRSRQESIEGIRKKEHMLHQDLQTCRLHHVTTLIQYIFPIEEVKDQEPIQSEHVMSEGMDDEMDRETALLQEELDEARRLSFLHGRWVDQKVGGSDVVQISVGETAASAPSDGDYSAYETWLDKNQTIVGSDPATVTSSMTSSEDGVTNQNPARKSVMSISAALCHAAQLVHIIRKILCVHLPHKLHYRTFCNPTISATTFSNCVKLLNSNLVSLCLQQGVDGFSLHPLHTLRNLQILIDKLKRDGVRTIPFIPTVELLLSVEETLGLGDVIDDVIHDDDSENDAEWTLSFEADWESVPAGDFNPTLTVTLPAYTSTNTQSTLMTQPAGLVTSALAWATKGWWGQNE; from the exons ATGGACACCAGAGAGTGTGAGGACAAGAATGGTGCAACCTCATcaattaacattatttacGACCGATGTTACGTTTGTGGCGACGTTGGAAAAGCGCTTGCATGTCAACAATGCATGAACTCCGAAAATAAAGGATTCCTTATTCTCACTAATCCGTCAAAGGTTACTCCAGGTCAAAGTAATCTTGGAAAGTACATGTATTTGTCGAG GGACATTCAAGAAAAGATTGAAACCATACGAACCGTATTACATGACCATGAAGAACTTATTACAAG GTCTTCACAAAAGGTGCAACAATTATCTGAACAAACATCTCTG AAGGTCAAAATATCCCACTGCTCTCAAAATATTGAGCGACTTAAAAAGCTGCTTCTGGCTCGAAAAATAGAAATGAAATGTCAACAAAATGTTCTCGCTGAAAATAAGAAATCACTTATGACTACACGTCGAAGAATCAGTAAAATTTCTCAGAAGAAACTTAAAATGAAAGAATATATTCGGAGTAGACAA GAGTCCATTGAAGGGATTAGAAAGAAGGAACACATGTTACACCAGGATTTACAAACTTGCAGACTACACCATGTTACCACACtcattcaatatatatttcccATTGAAGAAGTAAAGGACCAGGAACCAATACAAAG TGAACACGTGATGTCCGAAGGGATGGATGATGAAATGGATCGGGAAACTGCTCTTCTGCAAGAGGAATTAGATGAAGCACGAAGATTATCCTTCCTGCATGGAAGATGGGTGGACCAGAAG GTTGGCGGAAGCGATGTTGTTCAAATTTCCGTCGGTGAAACTGCTGCAAGTGCTCCCTCTGATGGCGACTACTCGGCTTACGAAACGTGGCTCGATAAAAATCAAACCATTGTCGGTTCCGACCCAGCGACTGTGACATCatcgatgacatcatcagagGATGGAGTAACCAATCAGAATCCAGCGAGGAAATCTGTGATGTCGATAAGTGCTGCACTCTGCCACGCTGCACAGCTTGTCCATATTATACGcaagatattatgtgttcaTTTGCCACATAAGCTACACTACAG AACCTTCtgcaaccctactatatcagcAACAACGTTTTCAAACTGTGTGAAGTTACTTAACAGCAACCTGGTAAGCCTATGCTTGCAACAAGGGGTGGATGGATTCTCCTTGCACCCACTACACACACTGAGGAATCTACAAATACTTATTGATAAACTGAAACGGGATGGAGTAAG GACAATACCCTTTATACCAACTGTTGAACTTTTGCTTTCTGTTGAGGAAACTTTGGGTCTTGGTGATgtcattgatgatgtcatacatgaCGATGATTCGGAAAATGATGCAGAGTGGACTCTCTCCTTCGAGGCAGACTGGGAGTCGGTGCCTGCCGGGGATTTTAACCC AACGTTAACTGTGACTCTCCCCGCGTACACCTCTACTAACACGCAATCCACCCTAATGACACAACCAGCGGGTCTGGTCACGAGTGCTCTGGCGTGGGCAACAAAAGGCTGGTGGGGACAAAACGAATGA
- the LOC100177034 gene encoding 5'-3' exoribonuclease 2 isoform X2, which translates to MGVPAFFRWLSRKYSSIVIHCNEEKAKEIDGVTIPVDTSLPNPNDIEFDNLYLDMNGIIHPCSHPEDRPAPKNEQEIMIAIFDSIDRLFSIVRPRRVLYMAIDGVAPRAKMNQQRSRRFRASKEGVEQTELKASIRAELLRNGMRLPEVDPKAERFDSNCITPGTEFMFRLAACLRFYIIDRLNNDPGWRNIEVILSDANVPGEGEHKIMDFIRKQRGQPDHDPNTHHCICGADADLIMLGLATHEPNFTIIREEFKPNQPRPCGICAQYGHEMTDCCGLPRDQSDELNVVQSQPHAGTNYIFIRICVIREYIKLEMEMPGLPFKYDFENIIDDWVMMCFFVGNDFLPHLPSLEIREGAIDKLVRLYKDIVHQTGGYLTCNGKVNLSRVEKIMMGIGKLEDEIFRKRRESDVNYRAREKAKRQRTKRDQGPSYIPGSQFAPTPLGSGFESPNPLTNVKQSILEMRSKDLKNLDAAASLRAMLSKSSTSTQAESSAAKRKKEDNDDDEPDDDVRLWEDGWKERYFRAKFNVSMKDFEFRRTLVRCYVEGLCWVLLYYYQGCASWKWFFPFHYAPFASDFFDISDLPNEFPTNTQPKRPLEQLMCVFPEASGQFLPTTWRKLMGDPESPIIDFYPEDFKIDLNGKKYAWQGVALLPFVDEDRMMSSLTRVYDDLTPQEEKRNSRGNDYLFVGVHHPLHALLKGLYEGGTPPMSYDEAADIDPGLAHGMAGKVWNDEHCKVGQTVVHAPVPIHNCLDSVMNNQVLSMAFKDPAYPEGHIFEAKLLPGAKFPPPSVKPQDLRSNDRGGGYRGNRGGNHWQPVIGFNHHRSRSALDPSSHRHIRHNMPYRGSSSYNNQGYNPRHRHEGPGGYRQNQNYQQNRSNDYNRGPA; encoded by the exons ATGGGAGTACCAGCATTTTTTCGATGGCTGAGTAGAAAATATTCTTCTATAGTCATCCACTGCAACGAGgaaaag GCCAAGGAAATAGATGGAGTCACAATCCCAGTGGACACAAGTCTACCAAATCCAAATGATATCGAGTTTGATAATCTTTACTTGGACATGAATGGGATTATTCACCCTTGTAGTCACCCAGAGGACAG acCTGCACCAAAGAATGAACAAGAAATCATGATTGCTATCTTTGATTCAATTGATCGTCTCTTTAGCATTGTTCGTCCACGAAGGGTGCTATACATGGCGATTGATGGAGTG GCCCCTCGTGCAAAGATGAATCAACAACGTTCCAGAAGATTCCGTGCTTCAAAGGAAGGAGT AGAACAAACTGAACTGAAAGCTTCAATCCGAGCAGAGTTGTTGAGAAATGGAATGAGATTGCCGGAGGTCGATCCAAAAGCTGAAAGATTTGACAGCAACTGTATCACACCA GGAACCGAGTTCATGTTTCGGTTGGCTGCTTGCCTTCGGTTTTACATCATTGATCGATTAAATAATGATCCGGGCTGGAGAAACATTGAG GTGATTTTATCTGATGCCAATGTACCTGGAGAGGGAGAACACAAGATCATGGATTTCATACGAAAACAACGTGGACAACCTGATCATGACCCTAATACTCATCACTGTATATGTGGAGCAGATGCTGACTTGATCATGCTAG GTCTTGCTACTCATGAACCAAACTTTACAATTATCCGTGAAGAGTTTAAACCCAACCAGCCCAGACCTTGTGGAATATGTGCGCAGTACGGACATGAGATGACCGACTGCTGTGGCCTCCCTAGGGACCAAAGTGACGAACTAAACGTAGTGCAATCTCAACCACACGCAGGGACAAACTATATTTTCATAAGAATATGTGTAATTAGAGAG TACATCAAACTTGAAATGGAGATGCCGGGTCTTCCGTTCAAATACGACTTTGAAAACATCATTGATGATTGGGTGATGATGTGTTTCTTCGTCGGGAATGACTTCCTTCCTCATCTCCCATCCCTGGAGATCAGGGAGGGAGCAATTGATAAACTTGTGCGACTTTATAAAGATATTGTTCACCAAACTGGG GGCTACCTGACTTGCAACGGAAAAGTTAATTTATCTCGAGTTGAGAAGATAATGATGGGAATCGGGAAGTTGGAGGATGAGATCTTCAGGAAGAGAAGAGAGAGTGATGTCAACTACAGAGCAAGAGAG AAAGCAAAGCGACAAAGGACTAAGCGAGATCAAGGTCCTTCCTACATCCCAGGATCACAGTTTGCTCCAACTCCGCTTGGTTCAGGGTTTGAATCCCCCAACCCACTCACTAATGTAAAGCAATCCATTCTTGAAATGAGGTCTAAAGATTTAAAGAACTTG GATGCTGCTGCTTCACTGAGAGCCATGTTGTCAAAATCTTCAACTTCAACTCAAGCTGAGTCTTCTGCAGCAAAgagaaaaaag GAGGACAATGATGATGATGAACCAGATGATGACGTGAGGTTATGGGAGGATGGGTGGAAGGAAAGATACTTCAGAGCAAAGTTTAATGTTTCAATGAAG GATTTTGAATTCCGTCGAACTCTAGTTCGTTGTTATGTGGAAGGTTTATGTTGGGTGTTGCTGTATTATTATcaag GTTGCGCCTCATGGAAATGGTTCTTCCCTTTCCATTATGCTCCATTCGCCTCcgatttttttgatatttccGACCTTCCTAATGAGTTTCCCACAAACACCCAACCCAAGAGGCCACTAGAGCAGCTTATGTGCGTCTTCCCGGAGGCCAGTGGTCAGTTCCTACCAACCACCTGGAGAAAACTAATGGGGGATCCT GAATCTCCAATTATTGATTTTTATCCGGAAGATTTTAAGATTGATTTGAACGGGAAGAAATATGCATGGCAGGGGGTTGCCCTGCTTCCGTTTGTTGACGAGGATCGGATGATGAGCTCGCTAACGAGGGTTTATGATGATCTTACCCCCCAGGAAG AGAAAAGAAACAGTCGCGGCAATGATTATCTTTTCGTTGGTGTCCACCATCCTTTACATGCTTTGTTGAAAGGTCTATATGAAGGAGGAACACCCCCAATGTCGTATGATGAAGCAGCAGATATAGATCCTGGGTTGGCTCATGGTATGGCTGGAAAGGTGTGGAATGACGAACACTGTAAAGTGGGACAAAC AGTGGTCCATGCACCAGTGCCCATCCACAACTGTTTGGATAGCGTTATGAACAACCAAGTACTCAGCATGGCATTCAAGGACCCTGCATATCCTGAAGGCCACATATTTGAAGCCAAGTTACTTCCAGGAGCCAA GTTTCCACCTCCCTCAGTGAAACCTCAGGATCTCCGTAGCAACGATCGTGGCGGAGGTTACCGTGGCAACAGGGGTGGTAACCATTGGCAACCAGTGATCGGGTTCAACCACCATCGATCGAGGAGCGCACTCGACCCAAGCTCTCACAG ACACATTCGACACAACATGCCATACCGTGGTTCCTCTTCATATAACAACCAAG GCTACAATCCAAGGCACAGACATGAAGGCCCGGGAGGCTACAGACAAAACCAGAACTACCAACAGAACAGATCAAATGATTACAATAGGGGACCAGCGTAG